One window of Medicago truncatula cultivar Jemalong A17 chromosome 2, MtrunA17r5.0-ANR, whole genome shotgun sequence genomic DNA carries:
- the LOC11424232 gene encoding F-box/kelch-repeat protein At3g23880: MSNPPTKSSVQPNAEFPVSLSYDLIVEILSFSDVKSLMQMRCVCKSWKSIISDHEFIKLHLKRSARNPYLTLSRGNTASKYFPFPVHRLILENPLILLPENLCYRCQDMYCRYAIGSCNGMFCLIGYSYLSEPGEFWFRFWNPVIRIMSKKLGHILCHDMITIHKHYKFTFVYDNSSETYKVVLLMLDVVQNRTHVQVLNVADNVWKTIPNFPAVPLPNQYTGQGGSDGVYLNGRLNWLAIQNRPVSVDGWENIKAKEFVIVSLYMGTESYTQLMPPSGFDEMSSIKPPSLCILKDSLCFSHDYRRTEFIIWQMKIIGVEEPWTQLLKISYQNLRTRFHDFADLKNCQLLPLHLSDHNDTLILANNQEQRAILYNLRNNTAKRTRIIDEIQWFSAKVYVESLVSDI; encoded by the coding sequence ATGAGTAATCCTCCAACTAAATCAAGTGTTCAACCCAACGCAGAGTTTCCGGTAAGCCTCTCTTACGATCTTATCGTCGAAATCCTTTCCTTTTCtgatgtgaaatcacttatgcAAATGAGATGCGTATGCAAATCTTGGAAATCTATTATTTCTGATCATGAATTCATCAAACTTCACCTTAAGCGATCGGCGCGAAACCCTTACTTGACACTATCCCGGGGTAACACAGCTAGCAAATATTTTCCCTTCCCGGTGCATCGTTTAATCCTTGAGAACCCGTTGATCCTCCTTCCGGAGAACCTTTGCTATCGATGTCAAGATATGTATTGTCGATATGCTATTGGATCTTGCAATGGAATGTTTTGTTTGATTGGTTATTCTTACTTATCTGAACCTGGAGAGTTCTGGTTCCGTTTCTGGAACCCTGTCATACGTATAATGTCAAAAAAGTTGGGGCatattttgtgtcatgatatgaTCACCATCCATAAACATTACAAGTTTACTTTTGTTTATGATAATTCATCGGAGACGTATAAGGTTGTATTGTTAATGTTGGATGTAGTTCAAAATAGAACTCATGTGCAAGTATTAAATGTGGCTGATAATGTTTGGAAAACTATTCCAAATTTTCCTGCGGTTCCTCTTCCTAATCAATACACTGGTCAGGGTGGGTCTGATGGTGTGTATTTGAATGGTCGTCTTAATTGGTTGGCCATTCAGAATCGTCCTGTTAGTGTTGATGGTTGGGAGAATATTAAGGCTAAGGAATTTGTCATTGTTTCACTTTATATGGGAACGGAGTCGTACACGCAGTTGATGCCTCCCTCTGGTTTTGATGAAATGTCATCTATTAAGCCGCCATCTTTATGTATATTGAAAGActccttgtgtttttctcatgaTTACAGAAGAACTGAATTCATTATATGGCAGATGAAGATTATTGGAGTTGAAGAGCCATGGACTCAACTCCTTAAAATTAGTTACCAAAATCTTCGGACTAGATTTCATGATTTTGCTGACttgaaaaattgtcaattgtTGCCATTGCACCTTTCTGATCACAACGATACACTAATATTGGCTAATAATCAAGAACAACGAGCAATTCTATATAATTTGAGGAATAATACAGCAAAGCGGACTAGAATTATCGATGAAATACAATGGTTCTCTGCCAAGGTTTATGTCGAAAGTTTGGTTTCTGACATTTAG
- the LOC11419805 gene encoding (3S,6E)-nerolidol synthase 1, with amino-acid sequence MDVNYVKQALILKEAKQAYKKLLASDEDPMKSLCMIDIIQRLGIEHHFAEEIEAALQNQHKMFSRNAIDFVHSHELHEVALTFRLLRQGGHYVKSDIFDSLMFNKRNFSEKFGEDVKSLIAMYEASQLSIEGEDDLDDIGHLSSELLHGWLSSHQNHSDALYVTNTLRYPLHYGLSRLMEKSIFLSYLKATNEWTCLEELAKINSSIVRFMNQNEIIEVSKWWKDLEMAKEPKFAHYQPLKWYMWPMVCFTDPSFSDQRIELTKVISLVYVIDDIFDVYGTLDQLTLFVDLVTRWKLADTEELPDFVKICLSFIYKITNDFAEKVYKKHGLNPIKTLKKSWIRYLNSALKDAHWLNSGHLPKADEYLNNGIVSPGVHVVLVHAFFLFDHIQDVTTETIAILDDGCPNTMYSVAKILRLSDDLEGAKSVDQNGLDGSYLDCYMNEHQEISAQEAQRHVANMISNEWKRLNQEIITPNPIFSSSFTKFCLNVARMVPLMYHYQSNPSLSNLQDLVKSLVNVN; translated from the exons ATG GATGTTAATTACGTAAAACAAGCTTTGATATTGAAGGAAGCCAAACAAGCATATAAGAAATTACTTGCTTCTGACGAGGATCCGATGAAAAGTTTGTGCATGATTGACATTATCCAAAGGCTTGGCATTGAACATCACTTTGCTGAGGAGATTGAAGCAGCCcttcaaaatcaacataaaatgTTCAGCAGAAATGCCATTGATTTTGTCCATAGCCATGAACTCCATGAAGTTGCGCTTACATTTCGCTTGCTAAGACAAGGAGGCCACTATGTTAAATCAG ATATATTTGACAGCTTGATGTTTAACAAGAGAAATTTTAGTGAAAAATTTGGTGAGGATGTGAAGAGTCTCATTGCTATGTATGAAGCCTCCCAGCTAAGTATTGAGGGAGAAGATGATCTCGACGATATAGGGCATCTCAGTAGTGAGCTTCTTCATGGATGGCTATCAAGTCACCAAAATCACAGTGATGCTCTATATGTTACAAACACTCTTCGATATCCACTTCACTATGGCTTGTCAAGGTTAATGGAAAAAAGCATATTCCTAAGTTATTTGAAGGCCACTAATGAATGGACATGTTTAGAAGAACTTGCTAAAATCAATTCCAGCATAGTTAGGTTCATGAATCAGAATGAAATCATTGAAGTTTCCAA ATGGTGGAAAGACCTTGAAATGGCTAAGGAGCCAAAATTTGCTCATTATCAACCACTGAAATGGTACATGTGGCCCATGGTATGCTTTACAGATCCAAGTTTTTCAGACCAAAGGATTGAGCTCACCAAAGTTATCTCTCtagtttatgttattgatgacaTTTTCGATGTTTATGGGACACTAGACCAGCTTACTCTATTTGTAGACTTAGTTACAAg ATGGAAATTGGCTGATACAGAGGAACTTCCGGACTTcgtgaaaatttgtttaagtttTATTTACAAGATTACCAATGATTTCGCTGAAAAGGTCTACAAAAAGCATGGATTGAACCCTAtcaaaacacttaaaaaatcg TGGATACGATATCTAAATTCTGCGTTGAAAGATGCACATTGGCTGAATTCAGGTCACTTGCCAAAGGCAGATGAGTACTTAAACAATGGAATTGTTAGCCCAGGAGTGCATGTGGTACTTGTCCATGCGTTCTTCCTCTTTGATCACATTCAAGATGTAACTACGGAAACTATTGCTATTTTAGACGATGGCTGTCCAAATACCATGTATTCAGTAGCAAAAATTCTCCGTCTTTCTGATGATTTGGAAGGAGCTAAG AGTGTAGATCAAAACGGTCTTGATGGGTCATATCTAGATTGCTACATGAATGAACACCAAGAGATTTCAGCTCAAGAGGCACAAAGACATGTTGCTAACATGATTTCAAATGAATGGAAACGTCTCAATCAAGAAATCATAACCCCGAATCCAATTTTTTCGTCATCATTTACCAAATTTTGCCTTAATGTTGCAAGAATGGTTCCTCTCATGTATCACTACCAGAGTAATCCAAGTCTTTCCAATCTACAAGACCTTGTCAAGTCATTGGTTAATGTTAATTAG
- the LOC11434829 gene encoding uncharacterized protein, producing MALRIRFFEAIFLVVLIAFPVIDAYTSLQEVLRGHGLPVGLFPESVKSYHLDQSGVLEVKLDSPCIVKYETRVFFETVVRANLSFGQLKGLEGLSQEELFLWLPVKDIIVDDPSSGLILIDIGLAYKQLSLSLFEDPPICRSQGLSMNMAGRKSVGFQDQR from the exons ATGGCACTCAGAATCAGATTTTTTGAAGCAATTTTCCTTGTTGTTCTTATTGCTTTTCCCGTGATAGATGCATATACTTCCCTTCAAGAGGTTCTTCGCGGTCATGGTTTACCGGTGGGACTATTTCCGGAGAGTGTAAAATCATACCATTTGGATCAAAGTGGTGTTTTGGAGGTGAAGTTGGATAGTCCTTGTATTGTAAAGTATGAAACAAGAGTGTTCTTTGAAACTGTTGTTCGTGCTAATCTCAGTTTTGGTCAGCTTAAAGGGTTGGAGGGTCTTTCTCAAGAAGAGCTTTTTCTTTGGTTACCTGTCAAAGATATCATTGTGGATGATCCTTCATCAGGTCTCATTCTTATTGATATTGGTCTTGCTTATAAACagctctctctttctctctttgaAGATCCCCCGATTTGTAGATCCCAAG GTCTCTCAATGAATATGGCTGGAAGGAAGAGTGTTGGATTTCAAGATCAGAGATAG
- the LOC11434830 gene encoding uncharacterized protein, with translation MAYYYSSCSGSDYGENNFNSYTFNYDYAQVPSFMTYNSYDYNQPNYAYDSSLYFAPSNNYPDHSYNQTIAYSATTFSDPKYLVYDPNYGMTQLVLSYSTLEFNEPAFDEYDPTPYGGGYDIDSTYGKPLAPSDKICYPRSGSIPTPIPIPIPIPIPIPLPVEEAKLDEKVIKPPQNETKDQNAVEKPQLQDSTIKETSEAYEGEESEDSEEKDDGYNSGWSIDGSGFGEIEIVKEVTPPQYPSGYGLETLDICESLFGTWPCLSKMKRENYCNVGIHRGNNCEENMWKETADYLFGNPYPYGGRRDDDFNDEQW, from the coding sequence ATGGCCTACTACTACTCTTCCTGTTCTGGATCTGATTATGGTGAGAACAATTTCAACTCTTATACTTTCAATTATGATTATGCTCAAGTTCCATCTTTTATGACTTACAATAGCTATGACTACAATCAACCAAATTATGCCTATGATTCAAGTTTATATTTTGCTCCCAGTAATAATTACCCTGATCATAGTTATAACCAAACCATAGCATATTCTGCCACAACTTTTAGTGATCCAAAATATCTTGTGTATGATCCTAATTATGGTATGACTCAGCTTGTGCTATCTTATTCTACCTTGGAATTCAATGAACCtgcatttgatgaatatgatcCAACACCTTATGGTGGTGGATATGACATTGATTCAACCTATGGTAAGCCTCTTGCACCTTCAGATAAAATTTGCTATCCTCGTTCTGGTTCAATTCCAACtccaattccaattccaattccaattccaattccaatacCTCTTCCTGTGGAAGAGGCAAAACTTGATGAGAAAGTAATCAAACCGCCTCAAAATGAAACCAAAGACCAAAATGCTGTAGAAAAGCCACAGTTACAAGATAGTACTATAAAAGAAACTAGTGAGGCTTATGAAGGTGAAGAATCTGAAGAtagtgaagaaaaagatgatggTTACAATTCAGGGTGGTCTATTGATGGAAGTGGGTTTGGTGAGATTGAGATTGTGAAGGAAGTGACTCCACCTCAATATCCTAGTGGATATGGATTGGAAACTTTGGATATTTGTGAAAGCTTGTTTGGGACTTGGCCTTGTTTGtcaaaaatgaagagagaaaattattgtaatgtaggCATTCATAGAGGAAATAATTGTGAGGAGAATATGTGGAAAGAGACTGCAGATTATTTGTTTGGAAATCCATATCCATATGGTGGGAGAAGGGATGATGATTTCAATGATGAACAATGGTGA